A window of Spiroplasma syrphidicola EA-1 contains these coding sequences:
- a CDS encoding ABC transporter ATP-binding protein: protein MNEKEKMEPTAEKKAKVNKAPAKKGKKEKVDYTVVKEFKKNLKEQKQQTKQYSKKILKGEIVSTTGTTPNTDKYVIELVNVKKAYITGEVETPVLKGIDLSLEKGDFIVILGPSGSGKTTLLNVISGLDKVNSGDVFVLGYNLSLLKDVDLTKFRRDHVGFIFQQYNLLTNLTAKENAEVGENLSKSKEKDLTINDIFKTIGMEEQMNKYPHQMSGGQQQRVSIARALAKNPDILFGDEPTGALDEEMGRKVLEILVDVNKKYKTTVIIVTHNPNIADIANTVIHVRNGLIDQIKRNDKPKKPSDIDWS from the coding sequence ATGAACGAAAAGGAAAAAATGGAACCAACAGCTGAAAAAAAAGCAAAGGTAAATAAAGCCCCTGCTAAAAAAGGGAAAAAAGAAAAAGTTGATTATACAGTTGTTAAGGAATTTAAAAAGAATTTAAAAGAACAAAAACAACAAACTAAACAATATTCAAAAAAAATCTTAAAAGGAGAAATTGTTTCAACAACAGGAACAACCCCAAATACAGATAAATACGTAATTGAATTAGTTAATGTTAAAAAGGCTTATATTACTGGGGAAGTTGAAACACCAGTTTTAAAAGGAATTGATTTAAGTTTAGAAAAAGGAGACTTTATTGTTATTTTAGGGCCTTCAGGGTCAGGGAAAACAACCTTGCTGAATGTTATTTCAGGACTAGATAAAGTTAATAGTGGTGATGTTTTTGTCTTAGGTTATAATTTATCCTTACTAAAAGATGTTGATTTAACAAAATTCCGAAGAGACCATGTTGGGTTTATTTTCCAACAGTATAATCTTTTAACTAATTTAACAGCAAAAGAAAATGCCGAAGTTGGGGAAAACTTAAGTAAATCAAAAGAAAAAGATTTAACAATTAACGATATTTTTAAAACAATTGGGATGGAAGAACAAATGAATAAATATCCTCACCAAATGTCAGGGGGTCAACAACAACGGGTTTCAATTGCTCGTGCCTTAGCAAAAAACCCTGATATTTTATTCGGGGATGAACCAACAGGGGCCTTAGATGAAGAAATGGGGCGTAAAGTGTTGGAAATTTTAGTAGATGTTAATAAAAAATATAAAACAACTGTTATAATTGTTACTCATAATCCAAATATTGCTGATATTGCTAATACTGTTATTCATGTTAGAAATGGTTTAATTGATCAAATTAAAAGAAACGATAAACCAAAAAAACCAAGCGATATTGATTGATCATAA